The proteins below are encoded in one region of Sphaerodactylus townsendi isolate TG3544 linkage group LG06, MPM_Stown_v2.3, whole genome shotgun sequence:
- the LOC125435565 gene encoding uncharacterized protein LOC125435565: protein MKRKPCTTWIDTNTLTALWGGGQFVYQTITIQCHKLNELRTWEFPPPVKLEPPEEPQLPNSGPPGKTKRDTSELPKDQKTNETLESVPEAGTKQKEGTAPAKVLGSAADGKKQGTLGKGKKERPAMMTTWDDGPYVFILRIKGNPSNWKLKFDVEMKHPEHLYLSASEWPLMVFYMVMCIVYVLYGVLWLVLLACYWRDILRIQFWIGGVIFLGMLEKAVFYAEFQSIQSHGVSGFCPPGPGGGLRGNLKRPEPSRPWAVGALALLPAGQREDGVGQLCLTKQDKRHAGTGWVKELQTIPKAAL, encoded by the exons AT GAAAAGAAAGCCATGCACTACATGGATAGATACAAATACACTGACagcgttgtggggggggggccagTTTGTCTACCAAACCATAACAATTCAATGTCACAAACTCAATGAG CTCCGTACTTGGGAATTCCCTCCGCCTGTAAAGCTGGAGCCTCCAGAAGAGCCGCAGCTTCCCAATTCG GGCCCACCTGGCAAGACAAAGAGGGATACGTCTGAATTGCCAAAAGACCAGAAGACCAATGAGACGCTAGAATCTGTGCCAGAGGCCGGCACGAAGCAGAAGGAGGGGACAGCCCCAGCAAAGGTCCTGGGCTCTGCAGCTGACGGGAAGAAACAAGGCactctggggaaggggaaaaaagag CGGCCGGCGATGATGACCACGTGGGATGACGGGCCGTACGTCTTCATTCTCAGGATCAAAGGAAACCCCTCGAATTGGAAGCTCAAGT TTGACGTGGAGATGAAGCACCCAGAACACCTCTACCTGTCAGCCTCAGAGTGGCCCCTCATGGTG TTCTACATGGTGATGTGTATCGTCTATGTGCTCTATGGGGTCCTTTGGCTGGTCCTCCTGGCCTGCTACTGGCGAGACATCCTGCGCATTCAGTTCTGGATCGGTGGCGTCATCTTCCTGGGCATGCTGGAGAAGGCGGTCTTCTATGCCGAATTCCAGAGTATCCAGAGCCACGGAGTGTCGG GCTTCTGCCCTCCGGGGCCAGGGGGCGGGCTTAGGGGAAACCTCAAGAGGCCTGagcccagccggccatgggcagtGGGTGctcttgccctgctgcctgcagggcagcgGGAGGATGGGGTCGGGCAGCTCTGCCT GACCAAGCAAGATAAGAGACACGCTGGTACAGGCTGGGTGAAAGAACTTCAAACCATCCCCAAGGCTGCTCTGTAA